A segment of the Devriesea agamarum genome:
CGGCAATGGAGTTCGCGACCGCACAACCGGAGTCATTGTGGGCGTGAATCCCCAGCCGTCCCTCCAGGCTGAGCCCCATGCCGGCGACCTGGCGCGTCAGCTGTTCGATCACCTCGGTAATGCGATGGGGAAGCATCCCTCCGTTGGTATCGCACAGTGCAACGATCTGTGCCCCAGCCTCCAGTGCGCAGTGCACAACAGCCGCGGCGTATTCGGGGTGATACACAAACCCATCGAAGAAGTGTTCCGCGTCGAGATAGACCTCGCGTCCTTCAGCTCGAAGGTAGCCCACGGTCTCTCGAACCATCGCCAGATTCTCCTCCGGGGTGGTCCTCAACGCCGCGATGACCTGCCGCAGATCCGACTTAGCCACCAGGGTGATCACCGGGGCCTTCGACGCAAGCAGAGCGGCCACCTGGGGATCGTTGCGCACGTCCATTCCGGCTTTGCGGGTCGCTCCGAAAGCGGCCAGACGGGCACTGCGCAGGTTGAGTTCACTCTGGGCGCGGGCGAAGAACTCCGTGTCTTTCGGAACAGCCCCAGGCCATCCCCCTTCGATATGGGTCACGCCGAGTCCGTCGAGCAATTTCGCGACGGCGATTTTGTCCCCAACGGAAAGCGTGAGGCCCTCCTGCTGGGAACCGTCGCGCAGTGTCGTGTCATAGACGTGTATGGCCGGCATGGTGAGTGTCCATATCTGTGGCTAAACCCTGTCAGCAGGCCCGCTCAGGACGCGTCGGCGGTCTCGGCAAGCACTGGCCTTAGCCGGTAAGCCTAACGCGTCCTGGGCGAGCTGAGGTCATACGAGTCGCGTCATCCACCCTCGAGTGTCGTCAGCGCGCCCGTACTGGATGTCGCATAGTGCTTTCCGGATCGCGAGTGTGGTCTCGCCTGATCCTCCGTCGCCGATTGTCCAGGCACTGTCCTCGGAGCGGAACTCACCAATGGGGTTGACTACGGCAGCGGTGCCACACGCAAACGCTTCGCGCACTCGACCAGCGGCGATATCGTCCATGAGGTCCGATGCCACCAAGTTTTCTTCCGTCGGCGTGAGGCCGAGATCCGCGGCAAGCATGAGAATCGACTCGCGGGTAATGCCTTCGAGGATGGAACCGCTCAGCACCGGGGTGCGCAGGGTGCCGTCCGCGTACACCGCGAACACATTCATGCCGGACAGCTCATCAATGGTGGTGCGGGTCTGCGCGTCCAAGAAGAGCACTTCATCGCAGCCGTGACTGGCCGCCTCTGTTTTACCGATGAGTGAGGAGGCATAGTTACCGCCGCATTTGGCCGCGCCAGTACCGCCGCGCCCGGCCCGCGAATACTCACGGCTGATCCACACTTTTAGCGGCTGCACGCCGCGGGGGAAATAGGCTCCAGCCGGTGAAGCCAGGCAGTAATAGTCCACCGCGCGGGAGGGACGTACCCCGAGGAATTCCTCGGAGGCGAACATGAATGGCCGTAGGTAGAGAGAGGTTTCTCCGCCGCTGGGGACCCAGTCTCGGTCGGCGGCGACGAGTTCTCTCACCGACGCCATGAACATGTCTTCGTCCAGCTCGGGAAGCGCCAGCCTGCGCGCCGAACTGGCGAACCGGGCGGCATTGCGTTCGGGCCTGAAACCCCATATGGATCCGTCCTCGTGGCGGAATGCCTTCATCCCTTCAAAGATTTCCTGCGCGTAATGCAAAACCGCAGCCGCCGGAGACAGGATGATCGGGCCAAAGGGAATGATGCCGCCCCCGTGCCAGCCTTCATCGTGCGTCCACCGAATGTGGGCCATGTGATCTGTGAAGTGCGTTCCAAATCCGGGGTTCTCGAGAATGCGCTTGCGCTCGGCCTCGCCAGTGGGCGACGGATGTTCGGCGATGGGGAACGCAGACGCGTTCATGGGTTACCTCCACAGTGGTACATAGGCTGCGCCGGACGCAGCACGGATCATCAACGGTCATGAGGTTTCCGGTGCCTGTTGCGCTTTGACATGCGGCACCGGCGGTGAGATGGGTTTGTCTCAGTACGAGCGTACTGCGGCGACTAGGGAATCTCCGATGTCCTGGGTCCCTCGCCGTTGCTGTCCACGGGTGGCCACATCCTGGGCTACAGCACGGTGCACGCGTTCGGCGGCGTCATCGTGGCCGAGGTGTTCTAGTAGCATCGCCACCGACAAAACGGTTGCGGTGGGATCAGCTACCCCCGTCCCCGCGATATCTGGGGCGCTGCCGTGGACCGGTTCAAACATGGATGGGAACGTGCGGTCGGGGTTGATATTCCCGGATGCGGCCAGTCCGATCCCACCGGTGACGGCGGCGGCCAGGTCCGTCACGATATCGCCGAATAAATTGTCGGTGACGATGACGTCGAACTTCGCGGGATCGGTGACTAGATAGATGGTGGCGGCGTCGACGTGGGCGTAGTCCACCGTCACCTCGGGATACTCAGCGCCGACCCGTTCTACTGTTCGTCTCCAGAGGTCTCCCGCGTGGACCAGCACATTGTGTTTATGGACGAGGGTAAGGTGGCGGCGGCGTTTCATCGCCTGATCGAACGCAAAACGCACGGTGCGTTCAGCGCCGTGGGCAGTGTTCACGCTCACCTCCGTTGCGATCTCATATTCGGTGCCCTGCCGGAGGACGCCACCGTTGCCTGCGTAGGGTCCTTCGGTGCCTTCTCTGACTACGACAAAATCAATGTCGCCGGCCTTAGCCAGCACTGAGTTCACACCGGGAAACAGGCGAGCTGGGCGCAGGTTGACGTAGTGGTCGAAAGCGAAGCGCAAACGCAGAAGTAGGCCTCGTTCGAGCACCCCGGAGGGCACACTTGGATCGCCCACTGCGCCGAGCAAAATCGCGTCGTGACCCGCGAGAGCTTTAATCTCCTCATCGGTGATGACCTCGCCGGTGGCATGCCAGCGACGTGCGCCGAGGTCGTACGGGGTGGTGCGCACTGCAATGCCACTGGGCTCTAGCGCAGCGCTCAGCACGCGCAGTCCTTGCGGTACCACCTCACGACCGATTCCATCGCCTTCAATAACAGCTAGGTCGATACTGTTCACGTCCGCGTCCTTCTTCCTTACACCTTCGTCTCTGTGCGCTGCGTTGTGCACGATGCGCATGATTAGCGTGATGGTGATTGATTAATAGCTGATGGTGACCGCATAGCAGCGGTTCGCGTTGATCTGGTCCCTGATCTGTTCTGCCAGCTCCGCGGGTACCGGCTGATCGAGATTGAGCACCACTAGGGCATCTCCCCCGCTGGCGCCGTCTCGCGAAACTTGCATTCCCGCGATATTGATATTCGCCTCACCGAGCATCATTCCGTAGCGACCGATCATGCCGGGCCGGTCGGGGTAGGAAATAAACAGCATGTTTTCGGTCAGCGGAACATCCAGGGCGTGTCCGCGCACTTCGACGAGCTTATGCGTTTGCTGCACCCCGGCCAGGGTGGCTCCAACGGTCAGCACATCACCGGATCCAAGGGTTCCTCGGACCGCGATTTCATTGCGGAAGGTCTCCGCCCGCTCATCGGTCACCAGCTCAACCTCAATGCCGCGTTCCCGGGCAAGGACCGGCGCGTTGACATAGGAGACCTGGTCGGTGCTGATGGGGCGGAAGATTCCCCGCAAGGCGGACAGTTTGAGAGCGGTCACGTCCTTAGCGGCAATATCTCCGCGCACAATCACCTGGAGGTGCACAGGGATTTCGTCGGCCAAGGCAATAAATACCTGGCCGAGACGGTCGGCGAGCGCCACACCTGGGCGTACCAGTTCATCAATGGCTCCGCCTGCCACATTGACCGCGTCGGGGACCAGTTCACCGGCCAAGGCGAGCCGCACCGACTGCGCCACCGCTATCCCAGCTTTTTCCTGGGCTTCGACGGTGGATGCGCCCAGATGTGGGGTGAGGGTGAGGCCAGGAAGTTCCAGCAAACGGCGCGAGCTGTCACCGGTGGACGGCGGCTCCGAGGAATAGACATCGAGGGCCGCCCCCGCAATGGCGCCGGACGATAGTGCATCGGCCAGCGCGTCTTCATCGATCAGGCCGCCGCGGGCGGCGTTGACGATGTGCAGTGTGGGTTTTGCTACCGCAAATTGTTCGGCCCCGATCAGACCCACCGTCTCGGGGGTTTTCGGCATGTGGACGGTGACCACGTCGCTCAATCGCATCAGCTCATCCAGATCCACGATCCGCACGCCCTGTTCGGCAGCGCGCGCGGGGGTGACGTAGGGATCGTAGGCAATGAGTTCGACTCCGAAGGGACGCAGTCGGTCAGCAACCAGTTGTCCGATCCGCCCGAATCCGACGATGCCCACGGTTTTCCCGAGCAGTTCGGTTCCGGTGAGTGCTTTGCGTTCCCAGCGACCAGCTTTCACGCTCGCATCGGCCCGGCCAATTCCGCGCAGGGACGTCAGGATGAGAGCGACGGCGAGTTCGGCGGCTGAGACAATATTTGAGGTGGGGGCGTTAATGACCATCACCCCAGCCCGGGTGGCGGCCTCAACATCGATATTGTCGAGGCCGACCCCGGCGCGGGCGACTACTTCTAGGTTGGGAGCTGCGGAAAATACCTCCGCATCGACCCGAGTTGCTGACCGCACCAGCAGCGCATTGGCTTTGGCGACTTCCCGCAGCAAAGCAGATCGGTCGGTGCCATCCACGTGGCGGATCTCCACCTCATCTCCTAGGACGGCGACGGTAGCGGGCGAGAGTTCCTCAGCTAGGAGGATGACGGGCTTGCTCACGGGCTCTCCTCGGAAGGTGATGGGCGATCCGGCAGATCAGATCATGGGGATGGGATCAGCGGGCAGCGGTTCCCTCGGTGTAGTCGTCATCTCCGGCGTTGTTCCAGGAGAACATTTGGCGCAGTTCGCGTCCGACGCTTTCGATGGGGTGTTTTTCTTCGGTGGCGCGAAGCTGCGCAAATTCGGGGGCTCCAGCGTCCTGGTCGGCGATGAAGCGCGCGGCGAAGGTTCCGTCCTGGATGTCTTTGAGTACGGCGGCCATGGCCTTTTTAACGTCGGGGGTAATCACGCGGGGCCCGGAAACATAGTCACCGTATTCCGCGGTATCTGAGATCGACCAGCGCTGTTTCGCGATGCCGCCTTCGATCATGAGATCCACGATGAGTTTGAGCTCGTGCAGAACCTCGAAATAGGCGATCTCCGGCTGGTATCCCGCTTCGGTCAGGGTTTCAAAGCCTGCCTGAACCAGGTGGCTGACACCGCCGCAGAGCACAGCCTGCTCACCGAAGAGGTCAGTTTCTGTTTCCTCGGTGAAGGTGGTTTTAATGCCGCCTGCGCGCAGGCCGCCGATGGCTTTGGCGTAGGACAGTGCCAGCGGCCAGGCCTGGCCGGTAGCGTCCTGTTCCACGGCTACGATCACCGGCACTCCGCGCCCGGCCGCAAATTCCCGTCGGACGACGTGCCCTGGGCCTTTGGGGGCGACCATACAGACATCGACCCCGTCGGGAACGGTGATGTAGCCGAAACGGATGTTGAATCCGTGAGCGAAAAACACTGCGTTACCGGGTTTAAGGTTTTTTTGAATGTCTTCGGCGTACAGGGCGCGCTGGTGCTGGTCGGGCGCGAGGATCATGACGACGTCAGCCCATTCAGAGACCTCAGCCGGGGTGCCGACCGTAAATCCTTGGTCTTCTGCTTTGGCGCGGCTCGCTGATCCTTCTTTAAGTCCGATGCGTACTTCGACTCCGGAGTCTCGCAGGCTCAGCGCGTGCGCGTGTCCCTGTGAGCCGAAGCCGACCACAGCAACTTTCTTGCTCTGGATGACCGAGAGGTCGGCGTCATCGTCATAAAAAATATCAGCCATGGTGATTCTCCTTCGTGGTCGGTGCCGGTGACACCGGGTCAGAACCTCGGCTCAGTAACCGTCACACAATCTTATTTTTTGAGACTTTAAGTCCGCTATTTGGATGGCTCGAGGGCGGTCAGGACCGCACCACCCGGTCTGTAATCGATCGTCCGCCCCGGGCAATCGCCACCGCACCGGATTGCACGATTTCTCGCACTCCAAACGGCGACAGCATGGTTAAAAGTGCTTCCAACTTGTCTGAGACCCCCGTGGCCTCGATAGTCACCGCATCAGGAGCGGCATCAACCACCTTCGCCCGGAACATCTGAACAATTTCGAGCACCGAGGTGCGGCTTGCGTTATCCGCCCGAACTTTCACCAGGAGCAATTCCCGTTGGACCGTCTGCTGCGGTTCCAGCTGAACGATTTTGAGAACGTTCACGAGTTTGTTCAACTGCTTGGTGATCTGCTCCAGAGGCGCTTGGTCAACATCTACCACCACGGTGATGCGAGAGACC
Coding sequences within it:
- a CDS encoding branched-chain amino acid aminotransferase — protein: MNASAFPIAEHPSPTGEAERKRILENPGFGTHFTDHMAHIRWTHDEGWHGGGIIPFGPIILSPAAAVLHYAQEIFEGMKAFRHEDGSIWGFRPERNAARFASSARRLALPELDEDMFMASVRELVAADRDWVPSGGETSLYLRPFMFASEEFLGVRPSRAVDYYCLASPAGAYFPRGVQPLKVWISREYSRAGRGGTGAAKCGGNYASSLIGKTEAASHGCDEVLFLDAQTRTTIDELSGMNVFAVYADGTLRTPVLSGSILEGITRESILMLAADLGLTPTEENLVASDLMDDIAAGRVREAFACGTAAVVNPIGEFRSEDSAWTIGDGGSGETTLAIRKALCDIQYGRADDTRGWMTRLV
- the serA gene encoding phosphoglycerate dehydrogenase, coding for MSKPVILLAEELSPATVAVLGDEVEIRHVDGTDRSALLREVAKANALLVRSATRVDAEVFSAAPNLEVVARAGVGLDNIDVEAATRAGVMVINAPTSNIVSAAELAVALILTSLRGIGRADASVKAGRWERKALTGTELLGKTVGIVGFGRIGQLVADRLRPFGVELIAYDPYVTPARAAEQGVRIVDLDELMRLSDVVTVHMPKTPETVGLIGAEQFAVAKPTLHIVNAARGGLIDEDALADALSSGAIAGAALDVYSSEPPSTGDSSRRLLELPGLTLTPHLGASTVEAQEKAGIAVAQSVRLALAGELVPDAVNVAGGAIDELVRPGVALADRLGQVFIALADEIPVHLQVIVRGDIAAKDVTALKLSALRGIFRPISTDQVSYVNAPVLARERGIEVELVTDERAETFRNEIAVRGTLGSGDVLTVGATLAGVQQTHKLVEVRGHALDVPLTENMLFISYPDRPGMIGRYGMMLGEANINIAGMQVSRDGASGGDALVVLNLDQPVPAELAEQIRDQINANRCYAVTISY
- the ilvN gene encoding acetolactate synthase small subunit, with the protein product MRPNQHTLSVLVENKPGVLTRVSALFARRGYNIASLAVGETEDPEVSRITVVVDVDQAPLEQITKQLNKLVNVLKIVQLEPQQTVQRELLLVKVRADNASRTSVLEIVQMFRAKVVDAAPDAVTIEATGVSDKLEALLTMLSPFGVREIVQSGAVAIARGGRSITDRVVRS
- the ilvC gene encoding ketol-acid reductoisomerase, coding for MADIFYDDDADLSVIQSKKVAVVGFGSQGHAHALSLRDSGVEVRIGLKEGSASRAKAEDQGFTVGTPAEVSEWADVVMILAPDQHQRALYAEDIQKNLKPGNAVFFAHGFNIRFGYITVPDGVDVCMVAPKGPGHVVRREFAAGRGVPVIVAVEQDATGQAWPLALSYAKAIGGLRAGGIKTTFTEETETDLFGEQAVLCGGVSHLVQAGFETLTEAGYQPEIAYFEVLHELKLIVDLMIEGGIAKQRWSISDTAEYGDYVSGPRVITPDVKKAMAAVLKDIQDGTFAARFIADQDAGAPEFAQLRATEEKHPIESVGRELRQMFSWNNAGDDDYTEGTAAR
- a CDS encoding 3-isopropylmalate dehydrogenase, whose product is MDLAVIEGDGIGREVVPQGLRVLSAALEPSGIAVRTTPYDLGARRWHATGEVITDEEIKALAGHDAILLGAVGDPSVPSGVLERGLLLRLRFAFDHYVNLRPARLFPGVNSVLAKAGDIDFVVVREGTEGPYAGNGGVLRQGTEYEIATEVSVNTAHGAERTVRFAFDQAMKRRRHLTLVHKHNVLVHAGDLWRRTVERVGAEYPEVTVDYAHVDAATIYLVTDPAKFDVIVTDNLFGDIVTDLAAAVTGGIGLAASGNINPDRTFPSMFEPVHGSAPDIAGTGVADPTATVLSVAMLLEHLGHDDAAERVHRAVAQDVATRGQQRRGTQDIGDSLVAAVRSY